GAACTACCCGGAGCTTGCAAAAAAGGTGGTCATAGAGGACACGAGCGTGACCGGAAGGACGGGCATCTACGAGGTCATAAAGCGCGGGACCGTTGAGCGGGTCTATCACGAGAACCGCGTCACCAAGGAGATACAGCTCGTTGAGAAGGTACTTGAAAACATAGCTAAGAACAACGGCTTAGCGGCGTACGGTCTCAGGGAGGTGGAGGAGGCGGTAAACTACGGCGCGGTTGAGACGCTTTTAGTGCTTGATGAGCTCCTGAAGGGGGAGCACAGGGAGAAGATAGAGGAGCTGATGGACGCGGTTCGCTATTCCCGCGGTGAAGTAGTGGTTGTCAGCTCGGAGCACGAGGGCGGCGATAAGCTCAAGGCCCTGGGCGGTTTGGCGGCCCTGCTGAGGTTCAGGGTGAAGTGAATGTTTTTATCCTCTTTATCTTCGAAACGATTAAAAACAATGGGGAGGACTAAAAACCATGAGCACCACTGTTGAGAGTTTGGAGAAGAGACTTTCAATGGTTGAAAGGCGCCTGGAAACCCTCGAGCAGATGATAGAACGCCTTCTCCCGGAGGATGACGAGGAGTTGCCGGAGATAAAAGAGATTGGTGAAGTTAGAGACTACAAGCCCGGAGAGTTCCAGCGTCTGGCCAAGGAACGTGGGCTTATTTGACATAGGCGGTTAAGTACTCGTCCTCGTTCTGGAAGTCAGTTGAGAAGGTTCTGAGAGGACTTTCGAGAAAAGAAAGGGAGAAGCTCATTTTGAAGCTCGACGAACTTGCCTCTGTTCTTCAGGAGACTCCCTATCCGGTTCACAGGTTTGACCTCAGGAAGGTTGTCGGCAGGGATGGAATTGAGATACGCGTTAGACTGGGCAAATACCGCGTTGTTTACTGGGTGCTGAAAGAGGAGCGAACGATCCTTCTCGTCGGCTTTTTCAGAAGGAACGAAACAACTTACAGAGCGAAATGAGCAGTAGTAACCTCTCTGAAGCTCAAACCCTGAGGCCATTCTTCAGTGCGTAGTGGTAGACGAACCCTCTGTCTTCCTTCACCCTCTCAAGTTCACCCCTCGAGATGAAGAGAATATCCGCCTTTACCCCTTTGAAGAGAAGCTCCCTGTGGATGAGTTTGTACGCTTCAAGCTCTGTTTTCCTTGGCACAGGCTCCGAGAGAACCACCAAAACGTCCCAATCGCTGTCCTTCCTGAAGTCGCCCCGCGCCCTCGAGCCAAAGAGGATTATCTCATCCACCTTAAGCCCGAGCTTCTTGGAAACTTTCTCAATAGTTGCTTTGATAACCTTAAGGCTCATGGTTTTTGAATAAACAATATCCTATTTATCCCTTTCCGCACCTTTCGGCTTCCTCCGGAAGGTTTATTACCCGTTGGAGNNNNNNNNNNAAGCTTGTTTCCGAGGCCGATGACGTATGGACCGTGTGATGCTCGATTCGAACGTTATACTAGAGCATCTCTTCGGCGAACACAGCATCTCAAGGCTCCTCGCCCTTACCGAACCCCACTATAACGATATTGTTTATTCCGAAGTTCTCTACTTGCTTATCAGGAACGAAACCGGTGAAAGGCCTTTTACACTCTCTGGAGCTTTGACACCAGCTCTCCGGCTGTTCAAAGTTCTGAACTACTCTCCCACAACCAAGCACACATTATGGGAAGCCGAAAGACTAATCCAACGCTACGGCCTACTTCCCGGTGATGCTATAATACTGGCTAATTGTATGGAAACTGGATTAGACGCGCTCTTAACGTGGGATTCAGACCTCCTTAAGTGGGGGAATAAAGTCTCGAAGTGCAGAATAACCACGCCAGAAGAATATCTCGGTGGGGAATAAGCCCTCCTTTCATTTTTATACCACTGGAGCGTAGTTAGAAGTGGGTAGGGGTGAAAAGGAATGGTGCCGTTCCCAGATGAGTATGGTGCAAAAGAGACAAGGCGCTCTAGCGCGCGCGGCAGGGGTGCTTGAGTACTGCTGTCCAGACTGGCACGGGCTAGTGATGCCGCCTTTGCGCGAGGATGCCAAAAGGGACAGAGAACTGTGGGAGACAGTGTACTGGCCAGACCCGAATAGCGCAGAGAACAACGAAGAGAGGTGGAAGGTAGCCGCGCTGAGGGTGATGATGGCAACGCTCCTCGCAAAGAAGTATGGTCTTGACAAGGGCCTAACTCATTCTGCAATAACATCTTCCCTTAGGCACACATTCAGGAAAACACCACACTGGGACCGCCTAATATACGGGAAAATGGATGAAGTGGATCTGAAGAAGGCGCTGGAGGGCGCGGAAAGATACATGCGCAAATGGCCACAATACTTCCCTCCTGAAGCGATAGAGGATTACAAGAAGCTCTTTCCCGTGGCGCTGGAGGCGGCGAAGGCAGTCGGGAAGATGATGCATAACTGGGCAAGAGACAT
Above is a window of Thermococcus sp. DNA encoding:
- a CDS encoding PIN domain-containing protein yields the protein MLDSNVILEHLFGEHSISRLLALTEPHYNDIVYSEVLYLLIRNETGERPFTLSGALTPALRLFKVLNYSPTTKHTLWEAERLIQRYGLLPGDAIILANCMETGLDALLTWDSDLLKWGNKVSKCRITTPEEYLGGE
- a CDS encoding nucleotidyltransferase domain-containing protein — protein: MSLKVIKATIEKVSKKLGLKVDEIILFGSRARGDFRKDSDWDVLVVLSEPVPRKTELEAYKLIHRELLFKGVKADILFISRGELERVKEDRGFVYHYALKNGLRV